Proteins encoded together in one Bacteroides ovatus window:
- a CDS encoding tyrosine-type recombinase/integrase, translating to MKKESFTLFMKQVAVDLQQSGNLGTAHVYRSTLNAILTFQGSDRLSFWEITPEWLKHFEGSLRARGCSWNTVSTYLRTLRAVYNRAVDLRKASYVPHLFRSVYTGTRADRRRALDMEDMKKVFARLLQSDAITPAMKGAQELFILMFLLRGLPFVDLAYLRKSDLRGNVISYRRRKTGRPLSVTLTTEAMFLLQKYMNREEQSPYLFPILHSDEGSPKAYREYQLALRNFNYQLELLGKALGLKDRLSSYTARHTWATTAYYCEIHPGIISEAMGHSSITVTETYLKPFRNKKIDEANIQVLDFIKRTVVGVSA from the coding sequence ATGAAAAAGGAAAGTTTTACTTTGTTTATGAAACAAGTGGCTGTTGATTTGCAGCAGAGTGGAAATTTAGGGACTGCTCATGTATACAGAAGTACGTTGAATGCGATTCTTACTTTTCAGGGTTCCGATCGTTTGTCGTTTTGGGAAATCACTCCGGAGTGGCTGAAGCATTTTGAGGGTAGTCTTCGTGCACGTGGGTGTAGTTGGAATACGGTGTCTACGTATCTTCGCACGTTGCGTGCGGTTTACAATCGCGCTGTCGATCTTCGGAAGGCATCATACGTGCCGCATCTTTTTCGCTCCGTATATACAGGTACGCGGGCAGACCGCCGCCGGGCACTGGATATGGAGGATATGAAGAAGGTGTTTGCCCGTCTGTTGCAGTCGGACGCCATCACTCCTGCCATGAAGGGTGCGCAGGAGTTGTTCATTCTTATGTTCCTGCTTCGGGGATTGCCTTTTGTCGACCTGGCTTATTTGCGTAAGAGTGATCTGCGGGGAAATGTGATTAGTTATCGTCGTCGTAAAACGGGGCGTCCGTTGTCTGTGACGTTGACGACGGAAGCGATGTTTCTTTTGCAAAAGTATATGAATCGGGAGGAACAGTCGCCTTATTTGTTCCCGATTCTTCATAGTGACGAAGGTTCGCCAAAGGCGTATAGGGAATATCAACTGGCATTGCGCAATTTTAATTATCAGTTGGAATTATTAGGAAAGGCATTGGGACTCAAAGACCGGTTGAGCTCGTACACCGCCCGCCATACCTGGGCTACGACTGCGTATTATTGCGAAATTCATCCGGGTATTATCTCCGAAGCGATGGGACATTCGTCTATCACCGTGACGGAAACTTATTTGAAGCCTTTCCGAAATAAGAAAATTGATGAAGCAAATATACAGGTACTTGATTTTATAAAACGAACTGTGGTAGGTGTAAGTGCTTGA
- a CDS encoding DUF4248 domain-containing protein — protein sequence MNNNEPAAERYSINGFKYFSELAKEYFPDLANASSASKKMRKRIKANKTLNEQLVAAYYTSQTIDVSPEMQLIIYRHWGPPHIDLPTNV from the coding sequence ATGAACAACAATGAACCAGCTGCCGAACGCTACAGCATTAATGGATTCAAGTATTTCTCCGAATTGGCGAAGGAGTATTTTCCCGATCTGGCAAACGCTTCTTCCGCCAGCAAAAAAATGCGCAAACGCATTAAAGCAAACAAGACATTGAACGAACAACTGGTTGCTGCATATTACACCAGCCAAACAATCGATGTCAGTCCTGAAATGCAGCTAATCATCTACCGACACTGGGGACCTCCCCACATTGACTTGCCGACAAACGTTTAG
- the dnaB gene encoding replicative DNA helicase, with amino-acid sequence MNTENRVSPQAPEIEEAIIGACLIEQRAIPLIADKLRPEMFYVLRHQLIYAAILAMYHAGMKIDILTVKEELSHRGKLEEAGGAFGITQLSSKVATSAHLEYHAQIVHEKYLRREMILGFNKLLACSLDETMDIDDSLMDAHNLLDRLEGEFGHNNHMRDMDELMTATMTEAEGRIANNINGVTGIPTGLADLDRMTSGLQNGELVVIAARPGVGKTAFALHLARNAAMAGHAVAVYSLEMQGERLADRWLTAASEVSARHWRSGTVSPQELAEARTAAADLKRLPIHVDDSTSVNMEHVRSSARLLQSQHACDAIIIDYLQLCDMTTGQNNRNREQEVAQATRKAKLLAKELNVPVVLLSQLNRESENRPAGRPELAHLRESGAIEQDADVVILLYRPALARITTDRESGYPTEELGIAIIAKQRNGETGNVYFRHNSAMTKITEYVPPLEYMLKHAK; translated from the coding sequence ATGAATACCGAAAACAGAGTTTCACCACAGGCTCCCGAAATAGAAGAAGCCATCATCGGCGCCTGCCTGATAGAGCAGAGAGCTATACCACTGATAGCCGACAAGCTGCGCCCCGAAATGTTCTATGTCCTGCGCCACCAACTGATCTACGCCGCCATACTGGCTATGTACCACGCCGGAATGAAGATAGACATCCTCACCGTAAAAGAAGAGCTTTCCCACCGCGGAAAGCTCGAAGAGGCGGGCGGAGCGTTCGGCATCACCCAGTTGAGCAGCAAAGTGGCGACTTCCGCCCACCTCGAATATCACGCGCAGATCGTACACGAGAAATATCTACGACGCGAAATGATCTTGGGATTCAACAAACTACTCGCCTGCTCGCTAGACGAAACGATGGACATCGACGACTCGCTGATGGACGCGCACAACCTGCTCGACCGTCTGGAAGGCGAATTCGGCCACAACAACCACATGCGGGACATGGATGAACTGATGACCGCCACCATGACCGAAGCCGAAGGACGTATTGCCAACAACATAAACGGAGTAACCGGCATCCCTACCGGACTGGCAGACCTGGACCGCATGACGTCCGGACTCCAAAACGGCGAACTAGTGGTAATTGCCGCCCGTCCCGGCGTAGGAAAAACGGCATTCGCACTACACCTGGCACGAAACGCAGCCATGGCAGGACATGCCGTAGCCGTCTACAGCCTCGAAATGCAAGGAGAAAGACTGGCCGACCGATGGCTGACAGCAGCCAGCGAAGTCAGTGCCCGCCATTGGCGGTCAGGAACCGTCAGCCCGCAAGAGCTTGCAGAGGCACGCACAGCAGCCGCCGACCTCAAACGCCTGCCGATACACGTAGACGACAGCACCTCGGTCAACATGGAACACGTACGATCCAGCGCGCGACTGCTGCAAAGCCAACATGCGTGCGACGCGATCATTATAGACTACCTGCAACTCTGCGACATGACAACCGGCCAAAACAACCGCAACCGCGAACAGGAAGTGGCGCAAGCCACCCGCAAAGCGAAGTTGCTAGCCAAAGAGCTAAACGTACCGGTGGTACTGCTTAGCCAGCTAAACCGCGAATCGGAAAACCGCCCCGCAGGCCGCCCCGAACTGGCACATCTCCGCGAAAGTGGCGCAATCGAGCAGGATGCGGACGTCGTGATATTACTCTACCGCCCCGCCCTCGCACGAATAACAACCGACCGCGAAAGCGGTTACCCTACCGAAGAACTAGGCATAGCAATCATAGCCAAACAACGCAACGGAGAGACGGGAAACGTATACTTCAGGCATAATTCGGCAATGACAAAAATCACCGAATACGTCCCACCGCTGGAATACATGCTGAAACATGCTAAATAG
- a CDS encoding HU family DNA-binding protein — protein sequence MNVLVERYQRRKYVNQPDSQMLYYVRQKSGTVRVMDINKLADAIEANSSLTAGDVKHSIEAFVEQLRLSLTQGDKVKIDGLGTFHITLSSEGAEKEKDCTVRNIRRVNVRFVADKALQLVNTSHATTRGENNVDFILAGKGDGEDADGGNGGGNSGSGGSGEAPDPAA from the coding sequence ATGAATGTATTAGTGGAGCGCTATCAGCGCAGAAAGTATGTGAATCAGCCGGATTCACAGATGTTGTATTATGTACGCCAGAAATCGGGCACAGTGAGAGTGATGGACATCAACAAGCTGGCCGATGCCATCGAAGCGAACTCATCGCTTACAGCAGGAGATGTGAAGCATTCCATCGAGGCTTTTGTTGAGCAGTTGCGCCTGTCGCTTACCCAGGGCGACAAGGTGAAGATTGACGGATTGGGCACGTTCCATATCACGTTGAGCAGCGAAGGGGCGGAAAAGGAGAAGGATTGCACGGTGCGCAATATCCGCAGAGTAAATGTTCGTTTTGTGGCAGACAAGGCACTTCAGTTGGTGAATACGAGTCATGCCACTACCCGAGGCGAGAATAATGTCGATTTCATCCTGGCCGGAAAGGGTGACGGAGAAGACGCGGATGGCGGCAACGGTGGTGGAAACAGCGGTAGCGGCGGAAGCGGAGAAGCTCCGGACCCGGCAGCCTAA
- a CDS encoding N-acetylmuramoyl-L-alanine amidase translates to MRTINLIVIHCSATREDKSFTEYDLDVCHRRRGFNGAGYHFYIRKNGDIKSTRPIERIGAHSRGFNKESIGICYEGGLDCKGQPKDTRTEWQKHSLRVLILALLKDYPNCRICGHRDLSPDLNGNGEIEPEEWIKACPCFNAETDWGKV, encoded by the coding sequence ATGAGAACTATAAATCTGATAGTAATCCATTGCTCCGCTACGCGCGAAGATAAGAGTTTCACAGAATATGACCTGGACGTCTGTCATCGCAGACGGGGATTCAACGGAGCGGGGTATCATTTCTATATCCGCAAGAACGGGGACATAAAATCTACCCGTCCGATAGAACGGATCGGTGCACACAGCCGCGGTTTCAACAAGGAAAGTATAGGGATTTGCTATGAGGGTGGACTCGACTGCAAAGGACAACCGAAAGATACCCGTACCGAATGGCAGAAACATTCGCTCCGGGTATTGATTCTCGCTTTATTGAAAGATTACCCGAATTGCCGGATATGTGGACACCGGGATCTAAGTCCCGACCTGAACGGAAACGGCGAGATAGAACCGGAAGAATGGATCAAGGCCTGTCCCTGTTTTAATGCTGAAACGGACTGGGGAAAAGTCTGA
- a CDS encoding AAA family ATPase, producing MFKRDILFHLERWKVDTHRKPLILRGARQVGKTTVVNEFGKQFDNYLYLNLEKREAASLFELNVSSFRLFPSPFQH from the coding sequence ATGTTTAAAAGAGATATATTATTTCATTTGGAAAGATGGAAAGTCGATACGCACAGGAAGCCTTTGATATTGCGTGGAGCAAGGCAAGTCGGTAAGACAACGGTAGTTAATGAATTTGGAAAACAGTTTGACAATTACCTGTATTTGAATTTGGAGAAACGGGAGGCGGCATCTTTATTTGAGTTGAATGTATCTTCTTTCAGACTTTTCCCCAGTCCGTTTCAGCATTAA
- a CDS encoding zinc-dependent metalloprotease, with amino-acid sequence MKKLVSILMILAMIVPLAGAQSTDIFKKKKKKKSKTEAVDKAKADSIAKSKKDALQPYAKVITGKAKTMDGFFKVHYVEGKYFFEIADSLFGRDVLIVNRVVKAPVDAQKRKVGYPGDYISDEVIRFEKGRGDKLFVREISYLEHSADTLGLYQAVLNSNVQPIVATFPLKTIRKEGETTNYVIDMTDYIRKDNEMFSFTSRVKDNIGASSMVDDASYIDTLKAFPQNIEIRTVRTFQRKKGGGSGLEKLLAAFFATSTTPLTYELNSSLLLLPKEPMKPRLHDDRVGYFAVSYKDFDENPQGVKYKANITRWRLEPKEEDREKYLRGELVEPKKPIIIYIDPATPKKWVPYLIQGVNDWQAAFEKAGFKNAIFGKEAPTDDPSWSLEDARHSAIVYKPSDIPNASGPHVHDPRSGEILETHINWYHNVMSLLYNWYIVQAGAIDPGARKPMFDDELMGELIRFVSSHEVGHTLGLRHNFGSSNTVPVEKLRDKIWVEANGHTPSIMDYARFNYVAQPEDNISRSGIFPRIGIYDKWAIEWGYRWMPEYETAEAEIPHLNKWIIGKLREDKRYTFGTELDRNDPRNQSEDLGDDAMLASSYGIKNLKRVMPEIMNWTYEPNEGYMKAVRLYQNVVGQFSLYVGHVTTNVAGIYHNPISVEQTDMKAVEYVPKDIQKKAVDFLNKELFTTPTWLMDDKLTERTGINTFNSIYRVQSSTLKQLLSSRTLDKMTDNELVNGAKAYTANDLFRDLKKSIWSDLQGGKKPDASQRSLQKTYVNALIGMLDKPKNSSGSLGSLGGYSLVAFDFPSEAPTIARGQLTDLKRDLTNAANASSGIYRSHYLNLKALIEAAFDVK; translated from the coding sequence ATGAAGAAATTAGTTTCAATTCTGATGATTCTGGCAATGATCGTTCCATTGGCCGGAGCGCAATCGACGGACATCTTCAAGAAAAAGAAGAAAAAGAAAAGCAAGACGGAAGCAGTGGATAAGGCAAAAGCTGACTCCATCGCCAAGAGCAAGAAAGATGCGCTGCAACCTTATGCAAAAGTAATCACCGGCAAAGCCAAAACAATGGACGGCTTTTTCAAGGTACACTACGTAGAGGGTAAATATTTCTTTGAAATAGCCGACTCTCTTTTCGGGCGTGATGTACTGATTGTCAACCGGGTGGTAAAAGCACCGGTAGACGCGCAGAAACGTAAAGTCGGCTATCCGGGCGATTACATCAGCGACGAAGTCATCCGTTTCGAGAAAGGACGTGGCGACAAACTGTTCGTGCGTGAGATTTCCTATCTGGAACATTCGGCCGATACGCTGGGGTTGTATCAGGCAGTGTTGAACTCCAATGTTCAGCCCATTGTGGCCACGTTCCCTCTGAAGACCATCCGTAAGGAAGGAGAAACTACCAACTATGTAATCGACATGACCGACTATATCCGTAAGGATAACGAAATGTTTTCATTCACCAGCCGTGTGAAAGATAACATCGGAGCAAGCAGCATGGTAGACGACGCAAGTTACATCGACACGCTGAAAGCCTTCCCGCAGAATATCGAAATACGTACTGTCCGCACCTTCCAACGGAAGAAAGGAGGAGGTAGCGGACTGGAAAAACTGCTGGCAGCTTTCTTTGCCACTTCTACCACTCCGTTGACTTACGAACTGAACAGTTCCCTGTTGCTGCTCCCCAAAGAACCGATGAAACCGAGACTGCATGACGACCGGGTAGGTTACTTTGCCGTGAGCTACAAGGACTTTGATGAGAACCCACAGGGCGTGAAGTACAAAGCAAATATCACCCGTTGGCGTCTCGAACCCAAAGAGGAAGACCGCGAGAAATACCTTCGTGGCGAATTGGTGGAACCGAAGAAACCGATTATCATCTACATCGACCCCGCCACTCCCAAAAAATGGGTGCCTTACCTCATTCAAGGTGTGAACGACTGGCAAGCAGCTTTCGAAAAAGCGGGATTCAAAAACGCGATCTTCGGCAAAGAAGCGCCGACGGACGATCCTTCTTGGAGCCTGGAAGACGCCCGCCATTCGGCTATCGTGTACAAACCTTCCGATATACCCAACGCAAGCGGACCTCACGTGCACGACCCTCGCAGCGGTGAAATCCTTGAAACGCATATCAACTGGTATCACAACGTGATGAGCCTGCTCTACAACTGGTACATCGTGCAGGCGGGAGCCATTGATCCGGGAGCACGCAAACCGATGTTCGACGATGAACTGATGGGCGAACTGATACGCTTTGTCTCCTCCCACGAGGTGGGACACACGTTAGGACTGCGTCATAACTTCGGCTCTTCCAATACCGTCCCGGTAGAGAAACTAAGAGACAAAATATGGGTGGAAGCTAACGGGCACACGCCGTCTATCATGGACTATGCCCGTTTCAACTATGTGGCGCAGCCGGAAGACAACATCTCACGTTCGGGAATATTCCCCCGTATCGGTATCTACGACAAATGGGCGATTGAGTGGGGCTACCGCTGGATGCCCGAATATGAAACGGCGGAAGCCGAAATACCTCACCTGAATAAGTGGATCATCGGGAAGTTGCGCGAAGACAAACGTTACACGTTCGGAACGGAACTCGACAGAAACGATCCCCGCAACCAGAGTGAGGATTTGGGAGACGATGCCATGTTGGCAAGTTCGTATGGCATCAAAAACCTGAAACGCGTGATGCCTGAAATCATGAACTGGACTTATGAACCGAATGAAGGTTATATGAAGGCCGTCCGCTTGTATCAGAATGTGGTGGGACAATTCAGCTTGTACGTGGGGCATGTGACTACCAATGTTGCCGGTATCTACCACAATCCGATTTCTGTGGAACAGACAGACATGAAAGCGGTAGAATACGTACCGAAAGATATTCAGAAGAAAGCGGTCGACTTCTTGAACAAAGAACTGTTCACCACACCGACTTGGCTGATGGATGATAAACTGACCGAAAGAACAGGTATCAATACTTTCAATTCGATCTACCGTGTACAGAGCAGTACATTGAAACAACTGCTTAGTAGCCGCACGCTCGACAAAATGACGGATAACGAACTGGTCAACGGAGCGAAAGCATACACGGCCAACGATTTGTTCCGTGATTTGAAGAAGAGTATCTGGAGCGATCTGCAAGGAGGAAAGAAACCGGATGCTTCCCAGCGTAGCTTGCAGAAGACTTATGTCAATGCGTTGATCGGAATGCTTGATAAACCGAAGAACAGTTCCGGCTCGCTCGGAAGTCTGGGTGGTTATTCGCTTGTGGCTTTCGATTTCCCTTCCGAGGCACCGACCATTGCACGCGGACAGTTGACTGATCTTAAAAGAGACCTGACTAATGCGGCAAATGCTTCCAGCGGAATATACAGAAGTCATTATCTGAACTTGAAAGCACTGATTGAAGCTGCATTCGACGTGAAATAA
- a CDS encoding fimbrillin family protein, with the protein MKNRLFYFAACVALALSSVSCSSDDGEDEDVDIPVVGKIAVSGAYNVYSHGSQGWIEADKIGIYVLSDGKSQDNLPYAPSEVAKATVMEYEGKTYITYDNEDHVTDEVTLNPSSELSAGFKSGDHTIYAYTPYSAASQDYKTVALPNISVQEHYASEFVPNRKYGFAYASATTSSYSAATVSLGEFKPLFSQLTLPALECPDALANKTCTKIVVTCDEHPLSYADGATVNLATGEISGTPLNSITYNIPDGLVVNAGMPAFGLPSSLETAYMMVAVPFEKGMNYTYKFTLTIDGREYTTSGKPKTGFWSTDNNLNMKDITAIE; encoded by the coding sequence ATGAAAAATAGACTTTTTTATTTTGCCGCTTGTGTGGCTTTGGCGTTATCTTCAGTTAGTTGCAGTAGTGATGATGGTGAAGATGAAGATGTAGACATTCCCGTGGTGGGGAAAATTGCCGTTTCCGGTGCTTATAATGTGTACTCCCATGGAAGTCAGGGATGGATTGAAGCGGACAAGATAGGAATATATGTGTTGTCCGATGGCAAATCGCAGGATAACTTGCCGTACGCCCCGTCGGAAGTAGCCAAAGCTACTGTGATGGAATATGAAGGTAAGACATATATCACCTATGACAATGAAGATCATGTGACCGACGAAGTGACCTTGAATCCCTCTTCGGAACTATCCGCAGGATTTAAAAGCGGCGATCATACCATTTACGCATACACCCCTTATAGTGCCGCCTCGCAGGATTACAAAACAGTAGCCCTTCCAAACATTTCGGTGCAGGAACACTATGCATCGGAATTTGTGCCCAATCGTAAATATGGCTTCGCATACGCTTCGGCCACCACTTCCAGTTATTCGGCAGCTACGGTTTCTTTAGGAGAATTCAAACCTTTGTTTTCCCAGCTCACCTTGCCCGCGTTGGAATGTCCGGATGCTTTGGCCAACAAAACCTGTACTAAAATTGTAGTAACTTGTGACGAACATCCCCTGTCTTATGCAGACGGAGCCACCGTTAACCTGGCAACGGGTGAAATCAGCGGTACCCCTTTGAATAGCATCACTTACAACATTCCCGACGGACTGGTAGTAAATGCCGGAATGCCGGCTTTCGGACTTCCGTCTTCACTGGAAACCGCTTATATGATGGTTGCCGTTCCTTTTGAAAAAGGAATGAATTATACCTATAAATTTACGCTGACAATCGACGGACGGGAATATACGACTTCAGGCAAACCCAAAACAGGCTTCTGGTCAACGGATAACAACCTGAATATGAAAGATATTACCGCTATCGAATAA
- a CDS encoding PKD-like family lipoprotein, whose amino-acid sequence MKRKTILFISILQLLVITGCYDDLGNYDYTDSAKVSFVNSASSDYTFMVGTLFEMDAPINFSTDIGNVDELFTVQWYLNRELIYTGYHLKYQFEKGGTYELILKVINKETNETYISNKYTLTGKNSFDWGWMILSDKGDGKSSLSFINPSLRATHDVESTIEDGLGTDPRGIYYYYVLGSISGSYVSGLPKILINQGSGSVTLDGNSLQKDMWLADEFENRKEPEDLRMMNFAFKKEYYVICSEQGDVYIRAVGSDNKEIPYYGKYSAMPYEFEGGSRITCFAPFHNVTYWCADEERCILYDEQNARFIGITDYTQWGTAYTPAIVYFETYDQDLEVPSGVLRVNDMGAGTRCLAIGAYEKIDVASNGGVTFWANYVSLIDVQGTGNYNLHEFAVKGMDNNSHLITGTEQYGFSGGSLLTSQSVIKMSSNFEKNPYFYFTDGDKNLYIYSMQMRSHMLAYTAGSRIIGISGSPVVCEFYGYGGNSTDPNFRLALSQENGEIAIIDVNRSQMVRLFEGFAPDLELQTFSGFGDVKGVVWCTNYEGEY is encoded by the coding sequence ATGAAGCGAAAAACAATATTATTCATTTCAATCCTGCAGCTTCTCGTGATAACCGGCTGCTATGACGATTTGGGAAACTATGACTATACCGACTCTGCCAAAGTCTCCTTTGTGAATTCCGCTTCGTCGGATTACACATTTATGGTAGGAACCCTTTTCGAGATGGATGCTCCCATCAATTTCTCAACGGACATCGGCAATGTAGATGAACTATTTACCGTTCAATGGTATCTGAACCGTGAACTGATTTACACTGGTTATCATCTGAAATACCAGTTCGAGAAAGGCGGAACGTACGAACTGATACTGAAAGTCATCAATAAAGAAACGAATGAAACTTATATCAGCAATAAATATACCCTGACGGGAAAGAACAGTTTCGACTGGGGATGGATGATTCTTTCCGACAAAGGAGACGGAAAATCCTCCCTATCTTTCATCAATCCCAGCCTCCGGGCTACGCACGATGTAGAAAGCACCATCGAAGACGGCTTGGGCACAGACCCGCGCGGAATCTATTACTATTATGTATTAGGCTCCATCTCCGGTTCCTACGTATCAGGTTTACCGAAAATCCTGATTAATCAGGGCAGTGGAAGTGTCACGCTGGATGGCAATTCGTTGCAAAAGGATATGTGGCTTGCCGACGAATTCGAGAACCGTAAAGAGCCGGAAGATTTGCGGATGATGAACTTCGCGTTCAAAAAAGAATATTACGTGATTTGTTCCGAACAGGGAGACGTGTATATCCGTGCCGTAGGCAGTGACAATAAAGAAATTCCATATTATGGAAAGTATAGTGCCATGCCGTATGAGTTTGAGGGAGGCAGTCGCATTACCTGTTTCGCACCGTTTCATAACGTTACTTATTGGTGTGCCGATGAAGAACGCTGTATCTTGTATGATGAGCAGAACGCCCGTTTTATCGGTATCACGGACTATACGCAGTGGGGAACAGCTTATACCCCCGCCATTGTCTACTTCGAAACATACGATCAGGATTTGGAAGTGCCTTCCGGTGTGTTGCGGGTGAACGACATGGGAGCGGGAACCCGCTGTCTGGCAATCGGTGCTTACGAAAAGATAGATGTAGCCTCCAACGGCGGAGTGACTTTCTGGGCAAACTATGTATCGTTGATCGACGTGCAGGGCACCGGGAATTATAATTTGCATGAGTTTGCCGTCAAAGGAATGGATAATAATTCTCACCTGATAACCGGTACAGAACAATACGGATTTAGTGGCGGCTCCTTATTGACCTCGCAAAGTGTCATCAAGATGTCCTCCAACTTTGAAAAGAATCCTTATTTCTACTTTACCGATGGAGACAAAAATCTCTATATATACAGTATGCAGATGCGCAGCCACATGCTAGCTTATACAGCCGGCAGTCGTATCATCGGTATCAGTGGAAGCCCCGTCGTTTGCGAGTTCTATGGCTATGGAGGAAATAGTACTGATCCGAACTTCCGGCTGGCACTTTCGCAGGAAAATGGAGAGATCGCCATAATCGACGTAAACAGGAGTCAGATGGTACGCCTCTTCGAAGGTTTTGCTCCCGATCTGGAATTGCAGACGTTCAGCGGGTTTGGCGATGTGAAAGGCGTGGTGTGGTGCACGAACTATGAAGGAGAATATTAG
- a CDS encoding DUF4843 domain-containing protein has product MKRILTYTTFCLLLVFASCSEEQLEVYHGDNYVYFTYMNDKSPQKITFNFATDAPLLREGTVKVKMTLLGYLLEENATCDISAVGEKSTARSGIDYAPLTSGIFHKGLAEDTYEVTVYRNEALLNTEYTLTLSLDAVENCLVGPAEYQYVTIQVTDRISCPVWWSQSSAANLGVYSDMKYRVFIIFMDGEILESLDKYTGLEFINLIADFKTWWKNQWQQGNYQYYDADGVTPLYETILDN; this is encoded by the coding sequence ATGAAACGAATATTGACATATACCACCTTCTGCCTGCTGCTTGTTTTCGCCTCCTGCAGCGAAGAGCAACTGGAAGTTTATCATGGAGACAACTACGTCTATTTTACTTACATGAACGATAAGTCTCCCCAGAAAATAACATTCAATTTTGCTACGGATGCACCCTTGCTTCGGGAAGGAACCGTGAAAGTGAAAATGACACTTCTTGGCTACCTGCTCGAAGAAAATGCTACCTGTGATATTTCCGCAGTGGGAGAGAAGAGCACCGCCCGTTCCGGCATCGATTATGCCCCTTTGACTTCCGGCATCTTCCATAAAGGACTGGCAGAAGACACCTACGAAGTCACCGTCTATCGTAATGAAGCACTGCTCAACACAGAATATACACTTACCCTTTCGCTGGATGCAGTGGAAAACTGTCTGGTAGGCCCGGCAGAATATCAATACGTCACGATTCAAGTGACCGACCGGATTTCCTGCCCTGTGTGGTGGAGCCAGAGTTCAGCGGCCAATCTGGGAGTATACTCGGATATGAAATACCGCGTTTTTATCATTTTCATGGATGGCGAGATACTCGAATCATTGGATAAATACACCGGTCTTGAGTTTATCAACCTGATAGCCGACTTCAAGACCTGGTGGAAAAACCAGTGGCAGCAAGGTAATTACCAGTATTATGATGCAGACGGAGTGACACCCCTGTATGAAACAATTCTCGATAACTGA